In Lentibacillus amyloliquefaciens, one DNA window encodes the following:
- a CDS encoding DUF1146 family protein, with protein sequence MFSSIGLTAIISMVSHLIFIYITWRVITTVNIDPLIRKGRETEARILIIFITILIGTGVSRFFLDFIQWSQDLMYLF encoded by the coding sequence ATGTTTTCATCAATCGGTTTAACTGCCATCATTAGTATGGTATCGCACTTGATATTTATTTATATTACGTGGCGAGTCATCACGACTGTCAATATCGATCCGCTTATTAGAAAAGGACGTGAGACAGAAGCAAGAATTCTAATTATTTTCATCACAATATTAATCGGTACCGGTGTCAGTCGCTTTTTCCTTGACTTCATTCAATGGTCACAGGATCTGATGTACCTTTTCTAG
- a CDS encoding YwmB family TATA-box binding protein: MRIIAFISSIFLLMSMNTAAFAQQSEELTDLASVVTDSSLNVDSWQVTIKESIHEDEIDHILENLQRKNSYKVSSAEDEKTVKYNFERVQKDTGVSESFNVVIPKNPVHKAELIAVLQGKNWDDSTSDVYLNRINAIQSNYFTKKSTKFACLMTEVSGKMKDGYIFDKLKQKLNLSVTKTQTDNNEDSSVKKIVYGYTPLWEQEISTEEPMNLQMVVHDSAQDSTRLTIGTPILINEY; the protein is encoded by the coding sequence ATGAGAATAATAGCATTCATATCAAGCATTTTTTTATTGATGAGCATGAACACCGCTGCTTTCGCACAACAATCAGAGGAACTGACTGACCTCGCCTCAGTTGTAACCGACAGCAGTCTGAACGTGGATAGTTGGCAAGTGACAATAAAAGAAAGTATACACGAAGATGAAATTGACCATATTCTAGAAAATTTGCAAAGAAAAAATAGTTACAAGGTCTCTAGTGCTGAGGATGAAAAAACAGTAAAATATAATTTTGAGCGCGTACAAAAAGACACTGGAGTATCCGAATCCTTTAATGTCGTCATTCCAAAGAATCCCGTACATAAAGCAGAGCTCATTGCAGTGCTTCAAGGGAAAAATTGGGATGATTCGACATCTGATGTCTATTTGAATCGAATAAATGCCATACAATCGAATTATTTCACAAAAAAGTCGACAAAATTTGCTTGTTTAATGACAGAGGTTAGTGGTAAAATGAAAGATGGTTATATTTTTGATAAACTGAAGCAAAAATTAAATTTGTCGGTAACAAAAACGCAAACAGACAATAATGAAGATTCGAGTGTTAAAAAAATTGTGTACGGGTATACACCATTATGGGAGCAAGAAATTTCGACGGAAGAACCAATGAATTTACAAATGGTGGTTCATGACTCAGCACAAGACAGCACGCGTTTGACGATAGGCACACCTATCCTGATTAATGAATACTAA
- the murA gene encoding UDP-N-acetylglucosamine 1-carboxyvinyltransferase yields the protein MDKIIVRGGNRLEGSVRVEGAKNAVLPVITASMLASEGISTITDVPVLADVYTINEVLRNMNADVNFADNTVTVDAQQELTTEAPFEHVQKMRASVLVLGPLLARYGHAKVAMPGGCAIGSRPIDLHLKGFEAMGAHVHVGNGYVEVNAPGRLHGAKVYLDMPSVGATENIMMAASLADGKTIIENAAKEPEIVDLANFLNKMGAKVVGAGTETIRIEGAEKMYGVHHGIIPDRVEAGTFIVAGAITGGNVLVENAESEHLRSVISKLEEMGVTILEEENGIRVIGPDKLLATDIKTLPHPGFPTDMQSQMMALMLNAYGTSVITETVFENRFMHAEEFRRMNAQMKIEGRSVIIEGPADLQGAEVTATDLRAAAALVLAGLTADGYTRVTELKHLDRGYVNFAEKLAGLGADIERVDENGNTVNPFMQTEMPAEEIVIEAES from the coding sequence ATGGATAAAATCATCGTGAGAGGCGGGAACCGGTTGGAGGGCTCCGTCAGAGTAGAAGGAGCTAAAAATGCGGTATTGCCGGTCATCACTGCGAGTATGCTGGCAAGCGAAGGGATAAGCACAATTACCGATGTTCCCGTGCTGGCTGATGTGTATACAATCAATGAAGTATTGCGAAATATGAATGCAGATGTAAATTTTGCTGATAATACAGTTACTGTTGATGCACAACAAGAATTAACGACAGAGGCTCCATTTGAACATGTCCAAAAAATGCGTGCGTCAGTGTTGGTTCTCGGCCCCCTATTGGCTCGGTACGGACACGCTAAAGTGGCTATGCCCGGCGGGTGCGCCATCGGGTCCAGACCAATTGATTTGCACTTAAAAGGCTTTGAAGCTATGGGGGCACACGTACATGTAGGCAATGGGTATGTCGAAGTGAATGCTCCCGGGCGGTTGCACGGTGCAAAAGTTTACCTGGATATGCCAAGTGTCGGTGCCACTGAAAATATTATGATGGCTGCCTCACTTGCTGATGGCAAAACGATTATCGAGAATGCTGCGAAAGAACCTGAAATTGTTGATTTGGCAAACTTCCTGAATAAGATGGGCGCCAAAGTGGTCGGTGCCGGAACGGAAACGATTCGGATTGAAGGCGCTGAAAAAATGTACGGCGTGCACCACGGTATTATCCCGGATCGCGTTGAAGCCGGTACCTTTATCGTTGCCGGTGCCATAACAGGCGGTAATGTGCTCGTTGAAAATGCAGAAAGTGAGCATTTGCGATCCGTTATTTCCAAGCTTGAAGAAATGGGTGTTACCATTCTTGAAGAAGAAAATGGGATTCGTGTCATCGGTCCGGATAAATTGCTCGCAACAGATATTAAGACATTGCCACACCCCGGATTTCCGACTGATATGCAATCACAAATGATGGCGCTCATGCTGAATGCTTATGGCACAAGCGTTATTACCGAAACTGTATTTGAAAATCGCTTTATGCATGCCGAAGAATTCCGGCGCATGAACGCGCAAATGAAAATTGAAGGCCGCAGCGTTATTATAGAAGGACCGGCTGACCTTCAGGGAGCTGAAGTGACTGCAACTGATTTGCGGGCAGCTGCTGCGCTGGTTTTGGCAGGTCTGACAGCTGACGGATATACGCGTGTGACTGAATTAAAACACCTTGATCGCGGCTATGTCAACTTTGCAGAAAAGCTGGCGGGACTGGGCGCGGATATTGAGCGGGTGGATGAAAACGGAAATACAGTTAACCCATTTATGCAAACTGAAATGCCTGCTGAAGAAATCGTAATTGAAGCCGAAAGCTAA
- a CDS encoding ABC transporter permease → MLRYILKRFAIMAVTLWIIVTLTFVLMVTLPGSPLNEERTTNEAVQANLEAHYNLDEPYYIQYLLYIKSIVTLDFGPSIKQPTETVNDLLGRGFPISFELGIVTIVVAVISGVILGIFAALKHNGIIDYLAMTIAVLGISIPNFVLATMLIQVLAVNWGILPTATWSSPMHMIMPTIALATGPMAIIARLTRSTMLEVLTQDYIKMARAKGLKPWKVIIKHALRNALMPVVTIMGTLLAGILTGTFVIEQIFGIPGMGKYFVESINQRDYPVIMGTTVFYSAFLILMLFLVDVAYGLLDPRIKLHNKEGE, encoded by the coding sequence ATGCTGCGTTATATTTTAAAACGGTTCGCTATTATGGCTGTGACACTTTGGATTATTGTGACACTGACATTTGTTCTGATGGTGACGCTGCCGGGGTCGCCGCTTAATGAGGAACGGACGACCAATGAGGCGGTTCAGGCCAACCTGGAAGCGCATTATAATTTGGATGAACCTTATTACATACAATATTTACTTTACATAAAATCAATTGTCACATTGGATTTTGGCCCATCGATTAAACAGCCGACAGAAACGGTGAACGATTTGCTCGGACGAGGGTTTCCGATTTCCTTTGAACTCGGCATTGTCACAATCGTGGTTGCAGTTATTTCCGGGGTTATACTCGGTATTTTTGCAGCCCTCAAGCATAACGGAATCATTGATTATTTGGCGATGACGATTGCTGTTTTGGGAATATCGATCCCCAACTTTGTTCTTGCAACGATGCTGATTCAAGTTCTGGCAGTCAATTGGGGGATTCTTCCCACTGCAACATGGTCGAGCCCGATGCATATGATCATGCCGACCATTGCGCTGGCGACGGGACCAATGGCAATCATTGCCCGTCTCACACGTTCGACGATGCTCGAAGTTTTGACACAGGATTATATCAAAATGGCACGCGCTAAAGGGCTGAAGCCATGGAAAGTCATCATTAAGCATGCACTGAGAAATGCGCTTATGCCGGTGGTGACGATCATGGGTACACTCCTGGCAGGCATTTTAACGGGTACTTTCGTTATTGAACAGATATTTGGGATCCCGGGCATGGGCAAATATTTTGTCGAAAGTATCAATCAGCGGGATTATCCGGTAATTATGGGGACGACCGTTTTTTACAGTGCTTTTCTGATACTGATGCTGTTTTTAGTCGATGTTGCCTATGGCCTGCTTGATCCGAGAATTAAACTGCATAACAAGGAAGGAGAATAA
- a CDS encoding ABC transporter permease: protein MSSADETKHVHSPADIPDDWFKWRDKDLKAAETVSRPSLSYWKDAWNRLKKNKLAMAGLAFLIILGILAFIGPLISPYTVIDQNRPNQFLPPSIDHWFGTDSLGRDVFTRTWYGARISLFIGLMAALIDFFIGVIYGGISGYKGGLTDSIMMRIIEVLYGLPYLLVVILLLVVMGPSLMTIIIALSVTGWVGMARIVRGQVLQIKNFEFVMASKSFGTRTPRIIRKNLIPNTMGPIIVQMTLTVPNAIFAEAFLSFLGLGIQSPFASWGVMANDALGAILSGNWWTLFFPAFFISFTMFAFNVLGDGLQDALDPKLRE from the coding sequence ATGTCTTCAGCTGACGAAACAAAACACGTTCATTCTCCTGCCGATATACCGGATGATTGGTTTAAATGGAGAGATAAGGATTTAAAAGCAGCTGAAACCGTCTCCCGTCCATCACTTTCATACTGGAAAGATGCATGGAATCGTCTCAAGAAAAATAAACTGGCTATGGCAGGGCTCGCCTTTTTGATTATATTGGGAATTCTTGCGTTCATTGGCCCGTTGATTTCACCATACACGGTGATAGATCAAAACCGCCCGAACCAGTTCCTGCCGCCCTCAATAGATCATTGGTTCGGCACCGACTCACTTGGACGTGATGTCTTCACCCGAACATGGTATGGTGCGAGAATTTCACTATTTATCGGGTTAATGGCAGCTTTGATTGACTTTTTTATCGGTGTCATTTACGGCGGTATTTCCGGGTATAAAGGCGGCCTTACAGATAGCATCATGATGCGGATTATCGAGGTACTGTACGGTCTGCCTTACCTGTTGGTTGTCATTTTGTTATTGGTGGTCATGGGACCGAGTCTGATGACAATTATCATCGCGCTGAGTGTCACCGGATGGGTCGGGATGGCCAGGATTGTCAGGGGGCAGGTTCTGCAAATTAAAAATTTTGAATTTGTGATGGCATCGAAATCATTTGGAACCAGGACGCCGAGAATTATCCGGAAAAATTTAATCCCGAACACGATGGGACCGATTATCGTTCAAATGACACTGACAGTTCCGAATGCGATTTTTGCCGAGGCGTTCCTGAGTTTCCTGGGACTGGGCATCCAGTCACCATTTGCGAGCTGGGGAGTGATGGCAAATGATGCTCTGGGCGCCATTCTTTCAGGAAACTGGTGGACACTGTTTTTCCCGGCTTTCTTTATTTCATTTACGATGTTTGCATTTAACGTACTGGGTGACGGGCTTCAGGATGCACTTGATCCGAAGCTGAGAGAGTAG